Proteins from a genomic interval of Chroococcidiopsis thermalis PCC 7203:
- the fghA gene encoding S-formylglutathione hydrolase, whose protein sequence is MTEINLISEYKCFDGTQGFYSHHSQTCNIEMRFAVYQPPQARSQAVPVLYFLSGLTCTEENFITKAGAQRYAAEYGLIIVAPDTSPRNTGIVGEDKDWDFGTGAGFYVDATEEPWRSHYQMYSYVVKELPTLIASHFPVQVERQGIFGHSMGGHGALVCALRNPELFKSVSAFAPIAAPMQCAWGQKAFTNYLGTERETWRNYDASELIITNKYTSPILIDQGTADKFLSQQLMPEIFERACHQVKQPLTLRLQEGYDHSYYFISTFVGDHIRHHAETLCG, encoded by the coding sequence ATGACCGAAATTAATTTAATTTCAGAATATAAATGCTTTGACGGTACGCAAGGTTTTTACAGCCATCATTCTCAAACTTGCAATATCGAAATGCGATTTGCAGTTTATCAACCTCCTCAAGCGCGATCGCAAGCCGTTCCCGTCCTCTATTTTCTCTCTGGCTTAACCTGCACCGAAGAAAATTTTATCACCAAAGCCGGAGCGCAAAGGTATGCTGCCGAGTACGGATTAATCATAGTAGCTCCCGATACGAGTCCCCGCAATACGGGAATCGTAGGAGAAGATAAGGATTGGGATTTTGGTACGGGTGCGGGTTTTTACGTGGATGCGACAGAGGAACCGTGGCGATCGCACTATCAAATGTATAGTTATGTAGTGAAAGAATTACCCACGTTAATTGCTTCACATTTTCCCGTCCAAGTCGAACGACAAGGAATCTTTGGTCATTCTATGGGCGGACACGGGGCGTTAGTTTGTGCTTTACGTAACCCCGAACTATTCAAATCTGTTTCTGCTTTTGCACCAATTGCTGCGCCAATGCAGTGTGCTTGGGGACAAAAGGCTTTTACAAATTATTTGGGAACCGAGCGGGAAACTTGGCGAAATTATGATGCAAGTGAACTAATAATCACTAACAAATACACTTCCCCAATTCTCATCGACCAAGGTACAGCAGATAAGTTTTTAAGTCAACAGTTGATGCCAGAAATATTTGAACGAGCTTGTCATCAGGTTAAACAACCTTTAACCCTGCGTTTGCAAGAAGGTTACGACCACAGTTATTACTTTATTTCTACCTTTGTGGGGGATCATATTCGCCACCACGCTGAGACTTTGTGTGGGTAG
- a CDS encoding acetyl ornithine aminotransferase family protein, with product MLSIPTKRPLPLVPHLVTSLPGPRAQVLVERDRAVTSPSYTRGYPLVVARGEGCMVEDVDGNVFLDLTAGIAVASTGHAHPEVVAAVQAQAANLLHMSGTDFYYESMVELAENLATRAPFLIPAKVFFSNSGAESNEGALKLARYYTRRSQVVAFLGAFHGRTYGAMSLTGSKAVQRQHFGPLLPGVTHIPYGTHAALDYLESKLFPTVLPPEDIAAIFVEPIQGEGGYIVPEDGFLKRIRQICDRHGILMIVDEVQAGMGRTGRLFAIEHWGVVPDIITLAKGIASGLPLGAILARSHLMTWQPGSHATTFGGNPVACAAANVTLRLLEGGLIENAQNMGNLLMSGLTELSQQFSWISPPRGKGLMVAFDVLDADGKLDSERRDRIIDFAFLKGLLLLGCGKAAIRFCPPLVIDSAQIQVALQILRDILLEASDC from the coding sequence ATGCTAAGTATCCCAACTAAACGCCCTCTGCCGCTTGTGCCTCACTTAGTGACTTCCTTACCTGGTCCCCGCGCTCAAGTATTGGTAGAACGCGATCGCGCTGTCACGTCACCTTCCTATACCCGTGGCTATCCGCTTGTGGTTGCCCGTGGTGAGGGCTGCATGGTGGAAGATGTCGATGGTAACGTATTTTTAGATCTAACCGCCGGTATTGCCGTAGCATCGACTGGACACGCTCATCCTGAAGTTGTCGCAGCAGTTCAAGCACAAGCTGCCAATTTGCTCCATATGTCGGGAACTGATTTTTACTACGAGTCGATGGTGGAGTTGGCGGAAAATTTAGCAACTCGCGCCCCCTTTCTGATTCCGGCAAAAGTCTTTTTTAGCAATTCTGGGGCTGAGTCTAATGAGGGGGCGCTGAAACTTGCTCGTTACTATACCAGACGTTCTCAAGTTGTTGCTTTCTTGGGTGCATTCCACGGGCGTACCTACGGGGCAATGTCGCTGACGGGTTCTAAAGCCGTGCAACGACAGCACTTCGGTCCTCTATTACCAGGAGTGACTCACATTCCCTATGGTACTCATGCAGCGTTAGACTATCTAGAATCAAAGCTTTTTCCTACCGTTCTGCCTCCAGAAGATATTGCAGCAATTTTCGTCGAACCAATTCAAGGGGAAGGCGGCTATATCGTACCGGAAGATGGTTTTTTAAAACGAATTCGGCAGATTTGCGATCGCCACGGTATTTTGATGATTGTCGATGAAGTGCAAGCGGGAATGGGTCGGACTGGGCGCTTATTCGCGATCGAGCATTGGGGTGTAGTGCCGGATATTATTACTTTGGCAAAAGGCATTGCTAGCGGTCTACCTTTGGGGGCAATTTTAGCGCGATCGCACCTGATGACTTGGCAACCTGGCTCTCACGCTACGACATTTGGAGGTAATCCCGTGGCTTGTGCGGCGGCTAACGTAACCTTACGGTTGTTGGAAGGTGGTTTGATTGAAAATGCTCAAAACATGGGCAACTTATTGATGTCCGGGCTTACGGAGCTGTCACAGCAATTTTCTTGGATCTCCCCTCCACGCGGTAAAGGATTGATGGTAGCATTTGATGTCTTGGATGCGGATGGTAAGTTAGATTCAGAGCGGCGCGATCGCATTATCGATTTTGCCTTTTTAAAGGGTTTGTTGCTCTTAGGTTGTGGCAAAGCAGCAATTCGTTTTTGTCCGCCATTAGTTATTGACAGCGCTCAAATTCAAGTTGCCCTGCAAATTCTTAGAGATATATTGCTGGAAGCGAGCGATTGTTAG
- a CDS encoding hemolysin family protein: MLALVVAVLIVISGSALCSSVEAALFSVSTLKARQLAQSKNPAAVALLAIRDRMNRPIATIVVLNNIFNIVGSIAIARIAETVLGNTLLGVFSGLLTFLIIIFGEIIPKTLGERYSQRLALLAALPVTALTFIFTPLVWIMEKVTAPFTRKEKLPTTNESEIMLLAKIGYQEGIIEDDEAEMIQRVFMLNDLTAADLMTPRTALTYLRGDLTLAASRVDIINSQHTRIIVIEDSLDRVIGVTLKDELLTAMVEGKRERKIAEFTRKVRFVPETIHADRLLRAFQKSRNHLVVVVDEYGTVSGVVTLEDVLEILTGEIVDETDRIIDLQAAARNRLARMLKIQ, from the coding sequence ATGCTTGCCTTAGTTGTTGCCGTACTGATCGTCATTTCTGGTTCTGCCCTCTGTTCTAGCGTAGAAGCCGCTTTATTTTCTGTCTCTACGCTTAAAGCCAGACAGCTAGCACAGTCAAAAAATCCTGCCGCAGTCGCACTACTAGCAATTCGCGATCGCATGAATCGCCCGATCGCGACAATCGTGGTTCTAAATAATATTTTTAATATTGTTGGTAGTATTGCGATCGCCCGCATTGCCGAGACAGTTTTAGGTAACACTTTATTGGGGGTTTTTTCTGGACTTTTGACTTTTCTCATCATCATTTTTGGTGAAATCATTCCCAAAACTTTAGGTGAACGATATTCTCAAAGATTAGCGCTCCTTGCTGCTCTACCTGTGACTGCACTGACTTTTATTTTCACTCCCTTAGTTTGGATTATGGAGAAAGTCACAGCACCTTTTACCCGCAAAGAAAAACTGCCGACTACAAATGAATCGGAAATCATGCTACTAGCCAAGATTGGCTATCAAGAGGGAATTATTGAAGATGATGAAGCCGAAATGATTCAGAGAGTGTTTATGCTAAACGACCTCACGGCTGCCGATTTAATGACTCCTAGAACAGCTTTAACTTACTTACGAGGTGATTTGACTCTAGCTGCAAGCCGAGTGGACATAATTAATTCTCAGCACACGCGAATTATTGTTATAGAAGATTCATTAGATCGAGTTATTGGAGTTACTTTAAAAGACGAACTTCTGACCGCAATGGTAGAAGGAAAGCGCGAGCGTAAAATTGCTGAATTCACCCGTAAAGTTCGATTTGTGCCAGAAACGATTCATGCCGATCGCTTGTTGAGAGCATTTCAAAAAAGCCGCAATCACCTCGTCGTCGTCGTCGATGAATATGGCACGGTTTCCGGTGTTGTCACTCTCGAAGACGTATTAGAAATCCTTACAGGGGAAATTGTCGATGAAACAGATAGAATCATCGATTTGCAAGCAGCAGCACGCAACAGGTTAGCCAGAATGTTAAAAATACAGTAG
- a CDS encoding aldehyde dehydrogenase family protein: MTAPLIECQNYINGQWVAASGETLESRNPSDWRDVVATFPRSSAADVDAAVAAARKAFKSWRLVPAPARAEIIYRVGELLLQHKEKLAQLISREMGKPLTEARGDVQEGIDCALYMAGEGRRMFGQTTPSEMPNKFAMTMRIPVGVCALITPWNFPVAIPCWKAFPALICGNTVILKPAEDTPTCVHYLSQLFHKAGLPNGVVNIVHGLGEETGRALVEHPDVNLVSFTGSSETGAEVGSVCGRTHKRSCLEMGGKNAQIVMADADLQLALDGAVWGAFGTSGQRCTATSRLILHRDIKEEFTNLLLERVHQLRLGLGTDPQTEVGPLINSAQLQRVNHYLEIARAEGTKVLTGGETANTENLAHGFFFQPTVLDRVTPEMRVAKEEIFGPVVGLIEVDSFEEAIAILNNTPYGLSSSVYTRDVNLAFQAMRDIEAGITYINGPTIGAEVHLPFGGMKQTGNGHREVGTAALDVFTEWKTVYVDYSGSLQRAQIDNRD; this comes from the coding sequence ATGACCGCCCCCCTGATAGAGTGCCAGAATTACATCAACGGTCAATGGGTTGCCGCATCAGGTGAAACTCTAGAAAGCCGCAATCCCTCTGATTGGCGTGACGTAGTAGCAACTTTTCCCCGTTCCAGCGCTGCTGATGTCGATGCAGCCGTAGCAGCTGCCCGTAAAGCCTTTAAATCTTGGCGACTCGTACCTGCTCCCGCCCGAGCCGAAATAATTTATCGTGTAGGAGAATTATTGCTCCAACACAAAGAGAAACTCGCTCAACTCATTAGCAGGGAAATGGGTAAACCCCTGACAGAAGCCCGAGGAGACGTGCAAGAAGGCATTGATTGCGCCCTCTACATGGCAGGAGAAGGACGAAGGATGTTTGGGCAAACTACCCCTTCAGAAATGCCCAATAAGTTCGCGATGACAATGCGGATACCTGTAGGAGTTTGCGCCCTCATCACTCCCTGGAATTTTCCTGTGGCTATTCCTTGCTGGAAAGCTTTTCCCGCTTTGATTTGCGGTAATACAGTCATTCTAAAGCCAGCGGAAGATACTCCAACTTGCGTTCATTATCTCAGCCAGTTATTTCACAAAGCAGGCTTACCAAATGGCGTTGTTAATATCGTGCATGGTTTGGGAGAAGAGACAGGACGGGCGTTAGTCGAACATCCTGACGTAAATTTGGTGTCGTTTACCGGATCTTCGGAAACGGGGGCTGAAGTGGGTTCTGTTTGCGGACGCACTCACAAGCGTTCCTGCTTGGAAATGGGAGGTAAGAATGCTCAAATCGTGATGGCAGATGCCGATTTGCAACTGGCTTTAGATGGGGCTGTTTGGGGCGCTTTTGGCACTAGCGGGCAGCGTTGTACTGCTACGAGTCGGCTGATCCTCCACCGCGATATTAAGGAAGAATTTACTAACTTGTTGTTAGAAAGAGTTCATCAGTTACGATTAGGTCTTGGTACAGATCCGCAAACTGAAGTGGGACCGCTGATTAATTCTGCCCAATTGCAAAGAGTGAACCATTATTTAGAAATTGCCCGTGCTGAGGGAACAAAAGTATTAACTGGTGGGGAGACAGCTAATACGGAAAATCTCGCACATGGCTTTTTCTTTCAACCGACAGTATTAGATCGAGTCACGCCAGAGATGCGCGTAGCGAAAGAAGAAATTTTTGGTCCTGTAGTGGGGCTAATAGAAGTTGATTCTTTTGAAGAGGCGATCGCGATTCTCAACAACACCCCATACGGTTTATCTTCTTCGGTTTATACCCGCGATGTCAATCTAGCGTTTCAGGCAATGCGCGATATTGAAGCTGGAATTACTTATATTAACGGTCCTACAATTGGGGCAGAAGTCCATTTGCCTTTTGGTGGTATGAAACAGACGGGAAACGGGCATCGGGAGGTGGGAACTGCGGCTTTAGATGTGTTTACGGAATGGAAAACTGTTTATGTAGATTATTCTGGGAGTTTGCAACGCGCCCAAATTGATAATCGCGATTAA
- a CDS encoding efflux RND transporter periplasmic adaptor subunit, translating into MLLFGKNPLNQYQQNSSQNDSDRLIFNWFKDIGLRESLLLSIYAFGLTSVIYLTCQNNRPSFASSSVIKQDIPVENLEFTGTVYPAKKMKVSASTAAIVKEVYIDIGDRIQPNQPILKLESLANRQKLDRLRQERFDANLEIEKARQQREDVIQEIAQFHQQASLIKRKISTIGKLFDAEIHLSKTELNLQLWQQQQDVVQKAKGIYLRAAMQHDRLKKLASQGAVSSSEIERSQAKLATAKTNLVKAETGAILQEIEQQQRRQWQLRKQLTLLEHQQQLAAIEGQIQLARSQSRQATQRLNLLHQQRSLLPKESDLTESFPVTAKATGVVVNLPVVVGDRIYAGRSLVELAQLKSLKVRVSISTSLINTLRLGQRAVVQLGKAAEARQFEATVVTINPIPEQDRTHIVEVQFQNPQEALLVGQTAKVRFVAEE; encoded by the coding sequence ATGCTTTTATTTGGAAAAAACCCTTTAAATCAATACCAACAAAATTCTAGTCAGAATGATAGCGATCGCCTCATTTTTAACTGGTTTAAAGATATCGGCTTGCGGGAATCATTATTGCTATCAATTTATGCGTTTGGCTTAACTTCAGTCATTTATCTTACTTGCCAAAATAACCGACCTTCATTCGCATCATCAAGTGTTATCAAACAAGATATTCCGGTGGAAAATTTAGAGTTTACTGGTACAGTTTATCCAGCCAAAAAAATGAAGGTTTCTGCTAGTACAGCAGCAATTGTAAAAGAAGTCTATATCGATATTGGCGATCGCATTCAGCCTAATCAACCAATATTAAAATTGGAAAGTCTAGCAAATAGACAAAAGCTCGATCGGTTACGACAGGAGCGATTTGACGCTAATCTAGAAATTGAAAAAGCTCGGCAACAGCGGGAGGATGTGATTCAGGAAATAGCGCAGTTCCATCAGCAAGCATCGCTTATCAAGCGTAAAATCAGTACGATTGGAAAGCTATTTGACGCGGAAATACATCTGAGTAAGACTGAATTAAATTTACAATTATGGCAACAACAGCAAGATGTTGTCCAAAAAGCTAAAGGCATATACCTAAGAGCAGCAATGCAGCACGATCGCCTCAAAAAATTAGCTAGTCAGGGTGCAGTATCCTCAAGTGAAATAGAGCGATCGCAAGCTAAGTTAGCTACCGCTAAAACAAATTTAGTTAAAGCAGAAACAGGCGCAATCCTACAAGAAATTGAGCAACAACAACGCCGACAGTGGCAACTTCGCAAACAACTAACGCTACTCGAACACCAACAACAACTTGCTGCGATCGAAGGACAGATACAACTTGCTCGTTCGCAGTCTCGTCAAGCAACTCAGAGGCTAAATCTGCTTCACCAGCAGCGCTCTTTGTTACCAAAAGAATCAGATCTCACAGAATCGTTTCCAGTCACGGCTAAAGCAACAGGCGTTGTTGTCAATTTGCCCGTAGTTGTAGGCGATCGCATCTACGCAGGTAGAAGTTTAGTAGAATTAGCGCAATTAAAATCTTTAAAAGTACGAGTTTCTATTAGTACTAGTTTAATTAATACATTACGTTTAGGACAAAGAGCAGTCGTACAACTAGGCAAAGCAGCTGAAGCCCGACAATTTGAGGCAACAGTCGTGACAATTAATCCGATTCCAGAACAAGATCGGACTCATATAGTCGAGGTACAATTTCAAAACCCGCAGGAAGCTTTATTAGTCGGTCAAACTGCAAAAGTTCGCTTTGTTGCAGAAGAATAG
- a CDS encoding pentapeptide repeat-containing protein: MANSSVRRNANRARRSVQAKSKPLPLATRRFAAWAVEVSLVALSGLIPYSLGEQAKLEPSGEQVTPNPVVALTQKAIASTLTISTEPSDRRLVTPLTNIFWSVAVVTPLLVGGWQLYLLGKTGSTLPKRWLGVRVVSAAGTVPGLSRIAIREALGMWGLPLSVAYIMWRATAFPHLGIFFGLSCFFVLGEGMTARFHRQRRCWHDLIAGTYVVDANRAMTILPGTRAKQLIGSREQGAGSRGLYSSPSPRLQPQPSVGKSVTTKPKVRRSWWQLMRQHPNVLLFLAFLSCMVAVLGTLIGIQIYIQAQKYQRQLAENKSTQFLTLIQHLDARGTTLSDRQRAILALGTIGDPQVLQLLVDLLGQEQRHEIIGTVQQALVSSGSAALPYLQRLNQSIANEIAAGRYSSSPTELAKRTQQLQATQQAIAKILAVYGGRLQGMDLSRVNLAPSTSQDRAFTLELERVNFAGVVFKGANLNRATLPASQWRDAGADRHWDTFDDAIANLNHAQMKGANLTKANLSRVPMERIELMQANLNQANLSAASLGHANLSSAQLVGANLQAATLVDASLTGANLSTANLSDVNLHAARLSRVSALGTRLQSANLTKSNWQGADLSSADLSKSNLSHADLSLARLSSSNLSHAQMQNINLRQADLRMADLRGANLAGADFQGTILFSPQPPASSDRFIATPPEYTQAALVQGVNFSQVKNLDAQQIAYICVYGGYHPRCP, encoded by the coding sequence GACGCTTTGCGGCGTGGGCAGTAGAAGTATCGCTCGTTGCACTCAGCGGACTGATACCTTATAGCTTGGGAGAACAAGCAAAATTAGAGCCATCGGGGGAGCAAGTTACCCCAAATCCAGTGGTCGCCCTCACTCAAAAAGCGATCGCCAGTACCCTAACTATATCCACCGAGCCGAGCGATCGCCGTCTCGTCACACCCCTGACGAATATATTTTGGTCTGTCGCTGTCGTCACTCCTTTGTTAGTAGGGGGATGGCAGCTGTATTTGCTGGGAAAAACAGGCAGTACTCTACCCAAGCGCTGGTTGGGGGTACGGGTTGTTTCTGCTGCTGGCACGGTTCCAGGTCTATCGCGGATCGCGATCCGAGAAGCTTTGGGAATGTGGGGCTTACCACTCTCCGTAGCCTATATTATGTGGCGGGCGACGGCTTTTCCTCATTTGGGCATATTTTTCGGCTTGTCTTGTTTCTTCGTACTAGGTGAAGGCATGACTGCCCGTTTTCACCGTCAGCGTCGCTGTTGGCACGATTTAATTGCAGGCACTTACGTGGTAGATGCCAATCGCGCTATGACTATTTTGCCTGGGACTAGAGCGAAACAGTTAATAGGGAGTAGGGAGCAGGGAGCGGGGAGTAGGGGGCTTTATAGTAGTCCTTCGCCTCGGTTACAGCCTCAGCCATCAGTTGGTAAATCTGTCACCACTAAACCAAAAGTGCGGCGTAGTTGGTGGCAATTGATGCGCCAACATCCTAATGTGTTACTATTTTTAGCTTTTTTGTCCTGCATGGTGGCAGTATTAGGAACCTTGATTGGAATTCAAATCTACATTCAAGCGCAAAAATACCAGCGGCAGTTAGCAGAGAATAAAAGCACGCAGTTTCTCACTCTAATTCAACACCTAGATGCTCGTGGCACTACCCTGAGCGATCGCCAAAGGGCAATTTTAGCTTTGGGTACGATTGGCGATCCGCAGGTACTTCAGTTACTTGTCGATCTGCTCGGACAAGAGCAACGCCACGAGATTATCGGCACAGTACAGCAAGCTTTGGTTAGTTCTGGTTCCGCTGCTTTGCCATACTTACAGCGCTTGAATCAATCGATCGCAAATGAAATAGCTGCCGGACGTTATAGTAGTAGCCCTACCGAATTAGCTAAACGGACGCAACAATTGCAAGCCACTCAACAGGCGATCGCTAAAATTCTGGCAGTTTATGGTGGTAGGTTACAGGGCATGGATTTGAGCCGCGTTAATCTCGCTCCTAGCACCAGTCAAGATCGGGCTTTTACTCTAGAGCTAGAACGAGTCAATTTTGCTGGCGTAGTATTCAAAGGCGCTAATCTGAACCGTGCTACTTTACCAGCCAGCCAGTGGCGTGACGCTGGGGCAGATCGGCACTGGGATACTTTTGACGACGCGATCGCCAATTTGAACCATGCCCAGATGAAGGGTGCTAACCTAACTAAAGCTAATCTCAGCCGCGTACCGATGGAACGGATCGAGCTGATGCAGGCAAATCTCAACCAAGCCAATTTATCTGCTGCTAGTCTCGGTCATGCTAATCTCAGTAGCGCCCAACTCGTAGGGGCTAATTTACAAGCAGCAACTCTCGTAGATGCTAGCTTGACAGGAGCGAACTTAAGTACGGCAAATTTGTCTGATGTTAATTTACACGCCGCTCGTTTGAGCCGCGTCAGCGCTTTAGGCACGCGCTTGCAGTCAGCTAATTTGACCAAATCGAATTGGCAGGGGGCAGATTTATCGAGTGCGGATCTGAGTAAATCCAATCTCAGTCATGCTGACTTGAGCCTAGCGCGTCTCAGTAGCAGTAATTTAAGTCATGCCCAAATGCAAAATATCAACCTGCGTCAGGCAGATTTGCGAATGGCAGATTTGCGCGGAGCAAATTTAGCAGGAGCTGACTTCCAGGGGACGATCCTGTTTAGTCCTCAACCTCCGGCATCAAGCGATCGCTTCATTGCCACGCCACCAGAATATACTCAAGCAGCATTAGTGCAGGGTGTAAATTTTAGCCAGGTGAAAAATTTAGATGCCCAGCAGATTGCTTATATTTGCGTTTACGGAGGATATCATCCACGTTGTCCTTAG